One genomic window of Coraliomargarita sinensis includes the following:
- the lpxA gene encoding acyl-ACP--UDP-N-acetylglucosamine O-acyltransferase, with protein sequence MASQIHPTAIIEKGAELDEGVIVGPYAYIGPHVTIAKGTEVMHHATVDGGTTMGEDNEVHPYAYVGGKTHDLKYKGGVQGLKIGSGNVFREFTTIHCATTEGQLTRLGDKNLILAYSHIAHECQVGNHLVMSSHAALGGHVEVMDHVNIGWGAGVHQFCRIGDFAMVGAASKVVQDVPPYMISDGSPAEVRTPNKVGLERAGFSKEDIALVRRIFKVFYKEGFNRRQAAEKLEEAGVAETEIVTRFLGFLKTSERGLS encoded by the coding sequence ATGGCGAGTCAGATACATCCTACCGCGATTATTGAAAAGGGGGCCGAACTTGACGAAGGGGTCATTGTTGGTCCGTACGCCTACATCGGCCCACACGTTACGATCGCTAAAGGCACTGAAGTGATGCACCACGCGACCGTCGATGGCGGAACCACGATGGGGGAAGATAACGAGGTGCACCCTTACGCCTATGTCGGCGGGAAGACTCACGACCTCAAATATAAGGGAGGCGTGCAGGGGCTGAAAATCGGCTCAGGGAACGTCTTTCGGGAATTCACCACCATCCACTGTGCCACCACTGAGGGTCAACTGACCAGGTTGGGGGATAAAAACCTGATTCTGGCTTACAGCCATATCGCCCATGAGTGCCAGGTGGGTAATCACCTAGTCATGAGCAGTCATGCTGCGCTTGGCGGGCACGTCGAGGTTATGGATCATGTCAATATCGGCTGGGGGGCCGGGGTGCATCAGTTTTGCCGTATCGGCGATTTTGCCATGGTGGGGGCGGCATCCAAAGTCGTTCAGGACGTGCCGCCCTACATGATCTCGGATGGCAGCCCGGCTGAAGTGCGAACACCAAACAAAGTGGGTCTCGAGCGGGCCGGCTTCTCCAAAGAGGACATTGCTCTGGTTCGCCGGATCTTCAAAGTTTTCTACAAGGAAGGATTCAATCGCCGGCAGGCTGCCGAGAAGCTTGAGGAGGCCGGGGTGGCCGAGACGGAAATTGTGACACGCTTTTTGGGCTTTTTGAAAACAAGCGAGCGGGGCTTGTCATAG
- a CDS encoding HAD family hydrolase, with protein MQNLHHDYEGLIFDMDGTLADTMPTHFIAWTRSMDAHGIKFTEERFYALGGVPAVNVITMLAKEQGVSVDAVRLAEQKEALFLELLEEVKPVLPVKSIAEFHREHIPMAVATGSEKWVAEKILRALGIYEWFGAIVGADCIENPKPAPDVYLRAAELIGVDPRRCHAFEDTVLGMEAAQRAGMEVIDINTLLD; from the coding sequence ATGCAAAACCTCCATCATGATTACGAGGGCCTTATTTTTGACATGGACGGTACTTTGGCCGACACCATGCCGACGCATTTCATTGCCTGGACGAGGTCAATGGACGCGCACGGCATCAAATTTACCGAGGAGCGGTTTTATGCGCTTGGTGGCGTGCCAGCGGTGAATGTCATTACTATGCTGGCGAAAGAGCAGGGGGTGTCCGTCGATGCGGTCAGGCTGGCGGAGCAAAAGGAGGCCTTGTTTCTGGAACTGCTTGAGGAGGTAAAACCGGTGCTGCCGGTGAAATCGATTGCGGAGTTTCACCGTGAGCACATCCCGATGGCGGTGGCGACCGGCAGCGAGAAATGGGTGGCGGAGAAAATTCTCCGGGCGCTGGGAATTTACGAATGGTTTGGTGCCATCGTGGGTGCCGACTGTATTGAAAACCCGAAACCTGCGCCCGATGTCTACCTGCGTGCCGCCGAGCTGATCGGTGTGGATCCCCGGCGTTGCCATGCTTTCGAAGATACCGTACTGGGCATGGAGGCCGCACAACGGGCGGGGATGGAAGTCATCGATATCAACACACTACTGGATTAG
- a CDS encoding DUF502 domain-containing protein, with protein sequence MFRSIRNAFITGLVVILPLGVTIIVINFLLQKLGTPASNFFFWFLDRQFRDMPAVALALEIISILVVFLLITLLGYCSRFVIGRILLRWMEKLLGQVPFINSVYRTVKQIVDTISQQNKAVFQEVVLIEYPRAHSYVLGFLTSKAKGEPQEVTGANIVNVFVPTTPNPTSGFLLMLPDTDVTRLKMSITDGMKLIISGGAVVPPGEGEPVKIENPEEARGRSGN encoded by the coding sequence ATGTTCCGCTCCATTCGCAACGCCTTCATCACCGGCCTCGTCGTCATTCTGCCTCTCGGCGTCACGATTATCGTGATCAACTTTCTCCTGCAAAAGCTGGGCACGCCTGCGAGCAACTTCTTTTTCTGGTTTCTGGACCGACAGTTCAGGGATATGCCCGCAGTGGCCCTCGCGCTTGAGATCATCTCGATCCTGGTGGTTTTCCTTCTTATCACCCTGCTGGGCTACTGCTCTCGTTTCGTCATCGGCCGGATTTTGTTGCGCTGGATGGAAAAACTCCTCGGACAGGTTCCTTTTATTAATTCCGTATACCGTACGGTAAAGCAGATCGTCGATACCATCAGCCAGCAAAACAAAGCCGTTTTCCAGGAAGTCGTGCTCATCGAATACCCCCGCGCCCACAGCTACGTGCTCGGCTTCCTGACCAGTAAAGCCAAGGGCGAGCCGCAGGAGGTTACGGGGGCCAATATCGTCAATGTCTTCGTGCCCACGACCCCAAATCCGACCAGCGGCTTCCTGCTCATGCTTCCGGATACGGATGTCACCCGATTGAAGATGAGTATCACCGACGGCATGAAGTTGATTATTTCCGGGGGCGCGGTGGTGCCGCCCGGCGAGGGGGAACCTGTAAAAATCGAGAACCCGGAAGAAGCCCGGGGCCGGAGCGGGAACTAA
- a CDS encoding sigma-54-dependent transcriptional regulator codes for MSYSVLILDDDADFNSLLTDIFEQADYIVTSMTDPLEAVEVFKETDYDLVVTDHKMPEMTGAEFMKKIKELRPEVPVIMVSGYLENDTIRELISEGVGGVFLKPLNIFSLLERTGELIAEAKKVENAPQQEDSSEGEGEVDAKLGFSFRSFPCKTGASTTFAERLYSLRNFRSTLTLIGEEGMHYRSICEDIRRFYESDKEQFVYLSPGSFDSTQALSLIQEAKKQGAERVTCVILEIENMSDDQKKLAATLPKGDGDFGDLDLPLRAIYCVSGDLDSLFDEGLIDENLYILMGTAEVRVPPLRECKVDIGVMAQQLVVEMAREKGLAAVPRFEKSARDLFREQPWKGNYEELRGTVRKIMDADPGDVLSLNDVKAAMLVSEGASPRARFESYLSSQQTELVRAAAILFGAERAKVASFFASDVNEVAAKMQ; via the coding sequence ATGTCCTACAGTGTTCTCATCCTAGACGACGATGCCGATTTTAATAGTCTCCTGACTGATATTTTCGAGCAGGCCGACTACATCGTTACCTCCATGACCGATCCTCTCGAGGCGGTGGAGGTATTCAAGGAGACGGACTACGATTTGGTGGTGACCGACCATAAGATGCCCGAAATGACGGGTGCCGAGTTCATGAAAAAGATCAAGGAGCTTCGGCCGGAGGTTCCTGTAATTATGGTGTCCGGCTATCTTGAGAATGATACGATTCGCGAGTTGATCAGCGAGGGTGTGGGAGGTGTTTTTCTGAAACCCCTGAATATTTTCTCCCTGCTTGAGCGGACCGGGGAACTCATTGCCGAAGCCAAGAAAGTGGAGAATGCGCCACAGCAGGAAGACAGCTCTGAAGGCGAGGGTGAAGTCGATGCCAAGCTTGGGTTTTCCTTCCGCTCATTTCCTTGTAAGACGGGGGCTTCCACCACCTTCGCAGAACGTCTCTACTCGCTGCGAAACTTCAGGTCAACGCTGACGCTGATCGGCGAGGAAGGGATGCATTATCGGTCAATTTGTGAAGATATTCGCAGGTTTTACGAGAGCGACAAAGAGCAGTTTGTTTACCTCAGTCCGGGGTCATTCGACAGTACTCAGGCGCTTTCACTCATTCAGGAAGCGAAGAAGCAGGGGGCCGAACGTGTCACATGCGTCATTCTTGAGATCGAAAACATGAGTGATGACCAAAAGAAGCTGGCGGCTACTTTACCAAAGGGCGACGGGGATTTTGGTGACTTGGACCTCCCATTGCGTGCGATCTATTGTGTGAGCGGTGACCTCGACTCGCTTTTCGATGAAGGTCTGATCGATGAGAATCTTTACATCCTCATGGGGACAGCCGAGGTGCGTGTGCCGCCACTTCGTGAGTGCAAAGTGGACATCGGAGTGATGGCGCAGCAGTTGGTTGTTGAGATGGCCCGCGAGAAAGGCCTTGCCGCCGTGCCCCGGTTTGAGAAGTCCGCGCGTGACCTTTTCCGTGAGCAGCCCTGGAAAGGTAACTACGAGGAGCTTCGTGGAACGGTCCGCAAGATCATGGATGCGGACCCCGGCGATGTGCTGAGCTTGAACGATGTCAAAGCGGCCATGCTGGTCAGCGAGGGGGCCTCTCCCCGGGCACGATTCGAATCTTATCTTTCGAGCCAACAAACAGAACTTGTGCGCGCAGCGGCGATTCTCTTCGGGGCGGAGCGTGCCAAGGTCGCCAGTTTTTTCGCATCCGATGTCAATGAGGTTGCTGCCAAGATGCAATAA
- a CDS encoding bifunctional UDP-3-O-[3-hydroxymyristoyl] N-acetylglucosamine deacetylase/3-hydroxyacyl-ACP dehydratase, producing the protein MKQRSIHREVSIKGKSLHTGEEVHLTLKPAAENTGIVFKRVDLFGKPELKPLADHVDDLVRSTTIADGHAKVHTVEHVLSALNGCGVDNVIIEMDASEPPILDGSAKHFVNLVQEAEPVEQEAERQYYTLEEPISVTRGGSSLIALPHDGFRITCTSADDRGIHTQHLSLDVDPETYVAQIAPARTFTIYEDIEELLKLGKIKGGSLDSAIVIKGDKIVSKEPLRYTDEFVRHKMLDIIGDIVLAGMPIKAHIVAVRPGHALNAELSKELRKKILEKAKGKKKKAAAPAATVETGEGTMDIRRVLDLLPHRYPFVMIDRVLEVPNDDELVALKNVTINEPYFQGHYPGRPVMPGVLQIEAMAQAAGILLLRRLDVGDSTIAFFMSVDKVKFRQAVEPGDALYVHAKITKVRGNKLATATAECKVGDKVVSNAELMFMLVEASD; encoded by the coding sequence ATGAAACAACGCTCCATCCATCGGGAGGTCTCCATTAAAGGTAAATCCCTGCACACCGGCGAGGAAGTGCATCTGACGCTCAAACCCGCAGCTGAAAACACCGGCATCGTGTTCAAGCGCGTGGATCTATTCGGCAAGCCCGAGCTCAAGCCGCTTGCCGATCACGTGGACGACCTTGTCCGCAGCACAACTATTGCCGATGGCCATGCCAAGGTGCACACGGTTGAGCACGTGCTCAGCGCGCTCAACGGCTGCGGTGTGGACAATGTCATTATCGAGATGGATGCGAGTGAACCGCCGATTCTCGATGGATCGGCCAAACACTTTGTCAATCTGGTGCAGGAAGCTGAACCGGTGGAACAGGAAGCCGAGCGCCAGTATTACACCTTGGAAGAGCCGATTTCCGTGACGCGCGGCGGCAGCTCGCTCATCGCATTGCCGCACGACGGCTTCCGGATTACCTGCACCTCCGCGGATGATCGCGGAATCCACACCCAGCATCTCAGTCTGGATGTCGACCCGGAGACTTACGTGGCCCAAATCGCTCCGGCCCGTACGTTTACGATCTACGAAGACATTGAGGAACTCCTCAAACTGGGTAAGATCAAAGGCGGCAGTCTTGACAGCGCGATTGTGATTAAAGGGGACAAAATTGTTTCCAAGGAACCGCTGCGCTACACGGACGAATTCGTCCGGCATAAGATGCTCGATATTATCGGCGACATCGTTCTGGCCGGTATGCCGATCAAGGCCCACATCGTAGCGGTTCGACCGGGGCATGCGCTCAATGCTGAATTGAGCAAGGAACTGCGGAAGAAGATTCTGGAAAAAGCCAAGGGAAAGAAGAAAAAAGCAGCGGCACCGGCAGCAACTGTCGAGACGGGAGAGGGAACCATGGATATCCGCCGGGTGCTCGACCTCCTGCCGCACCGCTATCCCTTCGTTATGATTGACCGGGTTTTGGAAGTGCCGAACGACGACGAATTGGTGGCCTTGAAGAACGTCACGATCAACGAGCCTTATTTTCAGGGCCACTACCCGGGCCGTCCGGTGATGCCGGGTGTGCTGCAGATTGAAGCGATGGCCCAGGCCGCCGGGATTCTGTTGCTGCGTCGTCTCGACGTGGGGGATAGTACGATCGCGTTTTTCATGAGTGTGGATAAAGTTAAATTCCGCCAGGCAGTCGAGCCGGGAGATGCGCTTTATGTGCATGCGAAAATTACCAAGGTTCGCGGCAACAAATTGGCGACGGCCACCGCCGAATGTAAAGTTGGGGACAAGGTTGTTTCGAATGCCGAGCTTATGTTTATGCTGGTCGAGGCGAGCGATTAA
- a CDS encoding trypsin-like peptidase domain-containing protein produces MKEQLFLKSILFGLTWALTACAAEQSDSPETDPPTSEPRVASFDLSIDSEPINREDPRYLTSYAPILKPAKEAVVAVHSASVMRFIRQRGMDPREELLRRFFGLPPGAGGQPEEFERRYSEGVGSGVLISADGYILTNNHVVTARTGDPADEILVELNDGREFQADLVGRDPSSDLAVLKIAAEDLPFLKMADSDLLEVGDVVFAIGNPMGVGLTITQGIVSATGRSNLSILGESGYESFIQTDAPINPGNSGGALVDAYGRLIGINTAILSRSGGSIGLGFAIPSTFAHDITLDLVREGKVRRGLLGVSIEDLNPEYAEAFSVPEEKGAFIQSVAEGLPAEKAGIRGGDVIVAVDGESVDGATDLRLKVGKFAPGEEVALSVRREGELLRVNVELADPDNPFGAGAMAGELLTGVNVALIDAGVRMKYGIEDELSGLVVTSVTESSPYASGLLKGMLILEINGVVPRSLDHAQSLIASREVSSFFVYSGGRSGYLSIRPD; encoded by the coding sequence ATGAAAGAGCAGTTGTTCCTGAAGAGTATTCTATTTGGTCTGACTTGGGCGCTCACAGCCTGCGCAGCGGAGCAGAGTGATTCGCCGGAGACGGATCCGCCGACTTCTGAACCCCGTGTCGCCTCCTTCGATCTCTCGATCGACTCCGAGCCGATCAACCGTGAGGACCCCAGGTATCTTACGAGCTACGCACCCATTCTGAAGCCCGCCAAGGAAGCGGTGGTGGCGGTGCACTCGGCCAGCGTGATGCGCTTCATTCGCCAGCGAGGGATGGATCCGCGTGAAGAATTACTCCGGCGCTTCTTCGGGCTGCCTCCCGGGGCGGGCGGCCAACCGGAGGAGTTTGAACGTCGCTACTCGGAAGGAGTCGGCTCCGGTGTGTTGATCTCCGCCGATGGCTATATCTTGACCAACAATCATGTGGTCACCGCCCGCACAGGTGATCCGGCGGACGAGATTCTGGTGGAGCTGAATGACGGACGGGAATTTCAGGCCGACTTGGTGGGGCGTGATCCCAGCAGTGATTTGGCCGTACTGAAGATTGCGGCCGAGGATTTGCCATTTCTGAAAATGGCGGACAGCGACCTGCTCGAAGTGGGCGATGTTGTCTTTGCGATCGGCAACCCGATGGGAGTGGGATTGACCATCACGCAGGGTATTGTCTCGGCGACAGGCCGGAGTAACCTTTCCATTCTCGGCGAGTCCGGCTACGAGAGCTTTATCCAGACGGACGCGCCCATTAATCCGGGCAACTCCGGTGGTGCGCTGGTTGACGCTTATGGCCGCTTAATCGGCATCAATACGGCGATTCTCTCTCGCAGTGGTGGCAGCATTGGCCTCGGCTTTGCCATCCCCTCGACCTTTGCCCACGACATTACGCTTGATCTCGTTCGTGAAGGTAAGGTGCGCCGCGGACTGTTAGGGGTGAGTATTGAAGATTTGAATCCGGAATATGCGGAAGCCTTCTCAGTGCCGGAGGAGAAGGGTGCATTCATTCAATCGGTGGCCGAGGGCTTGCCGGCAGAAAAAGCGGGTATCCGCGGGGGTGATGTCATTGTGGCTGTTGACGGGGAGTCCGTGGACGGGGCTACAGACCTGCGCCTCAAGGTCGGGAAATTCGCGCCGGGTGAGGAAGTGGCATTGAGTGTCAGGCGGGAAGGGGAGCTGCTGCGCGTCAATGTCGAACTCGCGGATCCGGATAATCCTTTCGGTGCGGGAGCTATGGCCGGTGAATTGCTAACAGGCGTCAATGTTGCTTTGATCGACGCCGGAGTTCGTATGAAGTACGGAATTGAAGACGAGTTGTCCGGTTTGGTGGTGACCTCGGTGACCGAATCTTCGCCATACGCATCCGGTCTTCTGAAGGGGATGCTGATACTGGAGATCAATGGAGTGGTTCCCCGTTCTTTGGATCATGCGCAGTCCCTGATCGCTTCGCGGGAAGTGAGCAGCTTTTTCGTTTATTCCGGCGGGCGTTCCGGCTATTTATCCATCCGTCCAGATTAG